The sequence below is a genomic window from Aureispira sp. CCB-E.
TAAATTTGAACTGCTTGCTCTGCCAGTTTATATTGAATAGCACCAAAACTAGAAATAGGTTGTTTGAATTGGTGACGCTCATTAGAATAAGCAATACCAGCGCGTACATTGCGTTTAGCAGCTCCCAAAGCCATTACACCTAACTTAAAGCGACCAATGTTCAATACATTAAATGCAATTAAGTGCCCTTTTCCGATTTCGCCTAAAACTGCTGATTTGTGTACTTTTACATTTTCAAAAAATACTTGACGAGTTGAAGATCCTTTGATACCCAATTTGTCCTCTTCTGCACCAAGGCTTACTCCTTCTACACCTGCTTCTACTAAGAAACCTGTAAATTTATCTCCGTCTACTTGAGCAAAAACGATAAAGACATCTGCAAATCCTGAATTCGTGATCCACATTTTTTGACCAGAAATAAGGTAGTGTTCCCCGTCTTCTGTTGGCATTGCCTTTGTTTTTGCTGCCAAAGCATCTGATCCTGAGCCTGGTTCAGTTAAACAGTAAGAAGCAACCAATTCTCCGGAACACAATCCTGGCAAATATTTTTTCTTTTGTTCTTCCGATCCATAATAAAAGATAGGAAGCATTCCAATACCAGTATGAGCAGAAACAGCAACAGAGAAACATCCTGCATAGCCAATCTCTTCTGCTATAATGGTGTTGGTATTGGTATCCATAGGCATTCCACCGTATTCTTCTGGGATATGAGGTCCCAACAATCCTAGTTCTCCAGCAACAGCTAACTTCGCTTTTGCTAGACCTTCTTCTTGCTTTTCTAGTGCTTGGTAATTGGGTTCGATCTCTGTATTAACAAAGTCCTTTACCATTGCACGAATCATATCCTGTTCTTCATTCGTATCTTCGGGGGTAAAAGTATCTTGAGGTAAAGAGTCTTTGATAATAAACTCACTTCCTTTTAAGACTTCTGTGGTCTTATTTTCTACTACATCTGCCATAATTATATTATTTAATGATTTTCTTGCTTGATTCAATACAGTACCTATACCATATTGTTTCTGCATTATTTTGTTAGTTGATTTTTGGTAATATTGGTCCATTGGTCAAGAGATTTTCACCATCAAGACTAAACTATAAACCCAATATTAGTTTAATAGTTTATCCTAAACGCAAAGAAAGAGGCAACGCTAGTGACGCGAAACCTCTCTCTTTCTCCAAAAAGGACAAAATATTCTTCGATTTATTTATACGAAGATAAGAAAAAAAATTAAAATTTACAATTCCTATAAACAAAAGAAGGATGTTTGGTTTTCTCTCTTATTTAGATCATAACTCACGTTGACTTTACAGTTTAAGTCTCTTCATTACAATAGAGTAAGTCTCACCTATCAAAACCTCCAATTGATGGTTTAAAACCTTTGGTTGTTACAACTAAAAGATAAACACTTTTGTACTCAAAAAGTTTTCGCCATCAATATCCCACAAACACATTTTATATATCTTATATCTACATAGCTAAAAAATAATTATAGCTCTCATACATTAATATTGCTTCTTAAGTTCGTTTATAATAAGGTTTCGTTTGTGCGACCAAATATCTTTAACAAAATATTTTAACTATCTTCTATATAATATGAATACATCTTTAAACAATCAGGTTACTTTTTCAACTTTTGAAAAAGCTATCAAAAATGCCCTTCCTCTGACTCAACAGGAAAAATTTTCTTCCTTTTTCACTTCTGTTTACAAAGTTGACTTTGACTTGCCTCAACTTGGGCATATCAAAATTGAGACTAAAAAAATTAGCGATAGGTTTACCTTTCAAGTACTTGAAGTTTATCCTACTCAAGACGCTATACTTGATGTTACGGCAAAAAAGGCAACGGTAGGATTTAGTTTTTATGTTTCAGGAAAAGCAAATGGTTATTTAGTTGATAAAAAAATGACACTTCCCATGGTAGCTGATACAGGAATTATTTGTGTCAGTAATTATGGACGCTCGCAAATCCATTTTACCAAAAATCAGCCTTTTGTAAATATTAATCTGTTTATCCTTAGCAAGCATTTTATTGATTTTATGGGTAAATCATTCTCTTTTCTACCTAATGAATTTCAAATGGCTCTACAAGATGATAGCATTTACTACGGGATAGGAGGAGCTACAAAAGCTGAAATTAGCCAGCATCTTTGGGATTTGCGCAACGATAATTTCACCAACCATAACGCTGCTTTTTTGAGAGAAAGTACTGCTCTAAAAATCATGGGCATCCAATTGTCGGAACTAGTCTATGACAAAAAAAAGGAAAAGGCAGAAGATATAAGAAAAATCCAATTGGCGCACGATATTATCAAAAACTCTTTAATGAATCCTCCCAAAGTAAAAGCACTTGCTCAACAAGTTGGTTTAAGTGAATTCAAATTAAAAAATGGATTTAAGAATGCATTTAAAATGCCAATTTATACTTTCCTAATCGATTGCCGTATGAAAAAAGCTGTCGAATTATTGACTAAAAAAGGCTATAGCGTCAAAGAAACAGCTTATGATATCGGTTATTCCAACCCCAATGCTTTTTCTAATGCATTTCTAAAAAAGTACGGCGTATATCCAACCGAATTTGTAAAAAATCAAACCGTTTATAAAGATAATCCATCTACGCAACCATAAAGCTAGTAAAGGTGTTACTCCGTTTTGAGTAGATTTTTCTGTAAAAATAGTAGATACTTATGCTCTAAATAGACGTAATTTGCCTTATTAACTTTCCCTTTCTCAATCATTCCCTTTTTCATTACAACTACTTAATAAATAAGCAGTTGAGGCACTTTATTGTTTTTATTTAACCCATTATTATTATTATTATTATGAAAAAACATTTTTGGATTATTTTATTCTTATTTGGTTGTCAATTATCCATCGCCCAAATAAAACTAGAGTGGGATACTCATCCATCAACTACCACACAACTTAACGAAACCCTTTGTGACCCTCAAGTCTATATTTTATATTTTGAATGGGACTCTGGAAGTGATGTACTAAAAGCAGATACAAGTGCTAATTCTGATGACTATGATGAAGTGACCCTGAGCCTAAAAGAAGAAATATCTGGGCAATGGACCACATTACAAAATGTAGGAGGTACAGGGGTTGTATTAAATACCAAACAGGTCAACTCTGGTAGCCCCTATGGTGGAATCTATGGCGTTTTTAGTGGCACTTCTTCTGGTACTAGAAAGTTCAAACTATTTGTCACTAAAAAGAACTTTGT
It includes:
- a CDS encoding acyl-CoA dehydrogenase family protein, whose protein sequence is MADVVENKTTEVLKGSEFIIKDSLPQDTFTPEDTNEEQDMIRAMVKDFVNTEIEPNYQALEKQEEGLAKAKLAVAGELGLLGPHIPEEYGGMPMDTNTNTIIAEEIGYAGCFSVAVSAHTGIGMLPIFYYGSEEQKKKYLPGLCSGELVASYCLTEPGSGSDALAAKTKAMPTEDGEHYLISGQKMWITNSGFADVFIVFAQVDGDKFTGFLVEAGVEGVSLGAEEDKLGIKGSSTRQVFFENVKVHKSAVLGEIGKGHLIAFNVLNIGRFKLGVMALGAAKRNVRAGIAYSNERHQFKQPISSFGAIQYKLAEQAVQIYAVESALYRTSMLLQQKAEALYDNGKGMSYAEAKLQAAEEYAVECAMLKVLGSEMLDYVVDETVQIHGGYGFSEEYEAARHYRDARINRIFEGTNEINRLLTLAMTLKRAMKGHIDLVGPAWAVQKELTSMPSASKTEGAFGVEIDTVKNMKKILLIVAGGAAKAQMDGNLDLKMEQQITMNIADVMMDVFTAESLLLRVQKLAMKGGDVTNPTHILEVFLFDAIDRIAKNAKDALCSFAEGEPLRMMLMGIKRYAKYKTVNVRDARRAIAKPIIESNEYCY
- a CDS encoding AraC family transcriptional regulator translates to MNTSLNNQVTFSTFEKAIKNALPLTQQEKFSSFFTSVYKVDFDLPQLGHIKIETKKISDRFTFQVLEVYPTQDAILDVTAKKATVGFSFYVSGKANGYLVDKKMTLPMVADTGIICVSNYGRSQIHFTKNQPFVNINLFILSKHFIDFMGKSFSFLPNEFQMALQDDSIYYGIGGATKAEISQHLWDLRNDNFTNHNAAFLRESTALKIMGIQLSELVYDKKKEKAEDIRKIQLAHDIIKNSLMNPPKVKALAQQVGLSEFKLKNGFKNAFKMPIYTFLIDCRMKKAVELLTKKGYSVKETAYDIGYSNPNAFSNAFLKKYGVYPTEFVKNQTVYKDNPSTQP